ACAGATGGCTATGGTAGGCAGTGATAAGTCAAAGAGTCGTCGGGGAGAATTGCTCTCCCCACTCGACCAAAGCGAATTCGTATTTACTATATTGTAGAATAAAATTTGTAACTTCAGCCATCCAATGCAGCTTTCTTTTCCGTCCGCAGATCCTTTGCGAGCTTAACTAGATCCATGCTGGAAAGTTTCTCGGATCGACGGACGGGATAGGTGCTATAGACCATATCAATGAAGTCACTCCAGTAGAGGGGAGATGTCACTCGAATGATGTTGTCTACAATTTCTTTTTCTTCGTCATCAAGCCTAGGCTGTGGCGTGCCAGAATTTATCAGGCGGACTAACTCCTTTGGGTTTCCATAAGCGTTTTCCGTATAGACCACCTCTGTCCTTGGATCAAGGCGGGCGCTATCAACCACTTCATCTACATAAGGTCCATAGTGATTGTAAATCCACTTGATTGGACTGATCTGCTTCCCGCGTTTATATGCCGACCTCCAATCGCAGAGATACACCATCTTGGTGATCCTTGCCTTCGACAGCTCATCAGGGTTTGGGTAGTTCTTGCAGATATAGGTTACCACGTCGGCAGTCCGCGCCATGGTCAGTCCTCCAGCGACGCTGCAGCGCTTTTGTTGCCCAGCATTGTTCGTTGACGCTGCAATAAATCTAGTATCTGCATGGCCTTTGGAGATCTAAGGTAATCTTCGAACTGGTTGCGCGGCAACGGCTGTGGAGATGTGCTTTCGCACAGGAAGACTGCTAGCGGTGTAACTCCAT
The nucleotide sequence above comes from Azospirillum sp. TSA2s. Encoded proteins:
- a CDS encoding Panacea domain-containing protein, with amino-acid sequence MARTADVVTYICKNYPNPDELSKARITKMVYLCDWRSAYKRGKQISPIKWIYNHYGPYVDEVVDSARLDPRTEVVYTENAYGNPKELVRLINSGTPQPRLDDEEKEIVDNIIRVTSPLYWSDFIDMVYSTYPVRRSEKLSSMDLVKLAKDLRTEKKAALDG